Proteins found in one Exiguobacterium sp. 9-2 genomic segment:
- a CDS encoding DUF3800 domain-containing protein, translated as MNKRVQSNVKGVDVKGFPKNSTPAPKKYIMFVDETGTPKGNTQFNLTGVLMEYKYAIDSDETGEPSPLRQRLMDFKAKVFEDPHIPLHLKEILKAEHPYGKEDGITIDMLRHFWIALPEFLVDIDCTIVSVEVDKQKLQDFFSTPKDPYVVAFAHLMKSFYSFLDETEATSARVVLESRDDYQNLLIQKAFFDIFNSGTVHLDVEKSRQKIKGFIFAEKDSDLYQSGLEIADLVCLPLSRVRRGVIEVKPRFVHYGDENRIFKAIKDKIYIRRDSPDQDFRNWGFKKVPITKKRREWSDTPWNG; from the coding sequence TTGAACAAACGGGTACAATCGAACGTCAAAGGCGTTGATGTCAAAGGATTTCCTAAGAACTCAACCCCTGCCCCGAAGAAATACATCATGTTCGTTGACGAGACAGGAACACCTAAGGGGAATACACAATTCAATCTAACAGGTGTCTTGATGGAATATAAATATGCCATCGATTCGGATGAGACGGGCGAACCGAGTCCGCTTCGTCAACGTTTGATGGATTTCAAGGCAAAAGTCTTTGAGGATCCACATATTCCGCTTCATCTCAAAGAAATTTTAAAAGCCGAACATCCATATGGAAAAGAAGACGGGATCACGATCGATATGTTGCGTCACTTCTGGATTGCCTTACCGGAATTTTTAGTCGATATCGATTGTACGATCGTCAGTGTCGAAGTCGATAAACAGAAGCTGCAAGACTTCTTCTCGACACCGAAGGATCCGTATGTCGTTGCCTTCGCTCATCTGATGAAATCGTTCTATTCCTTCCTTGATGAGACAGAAGCGACGAGTGCACGTGTTGTGCTTGAAAGTCGTGATGATTATCAGAACTTGCTGATTCAAAAGGCATTCTTCGATATCTTCAATTCAGGAACGGTCCATCTCGACGTTGAAAAAAGCCGTCAAAAAATCAAGGGCTTCATCTTTGCTGAAAAAGACAGCGACCTCTACCAATCTGGTCTTGAGATTGCCGATTTGGTCTGCTTACCTTTGTCCCGCGTCCGTCGTGGTGTCATCGAGGTAAAACCACGGTTTGTCCATTATGGGGACGAAAACCGGATTTTTAAAGCCATCAAAGATAAAATTTACATTCGCCGCGATAGCCCGGACCAAGATTTCCGAAACTGGGGTTTCAAAAAAGTACCAATCACGAAAAAGCGTCGTGAATGGTCCGATACCCCTTGGAATGGTTGA
- the panC gene encoding pantoate--beta-alanine ligase — MKIVQDIQTLRERLAGAGSIGFVPTMGFLHEGHASLLKQARQENDVVVLSIFVNPTQFGPNEDLDRYPRDAERDQKIAEVEGVDYLFYPTNETMYPLDMARVTVRSGDDVLCGASRPGHFDGVLTVVSKLLNVVRPTRAYFGLKDAQQLALIEAYVADYFVPVEIVRCPIIREADGLAKSSRNVYLSETERTQAPGIQQALQQAKQALDQGVPVEKVLEQTRAALQFEGTTIDYVEAVDYPSLRPATEQTTTILLAVAVQFASARLIDNLLYTRGV; from the coding sequence ATGAAGATTGTTCAAGATATTCAGACGTTACGAGAACGTCTAGCGGGAGCCGGTTCAATCGGATTTGTACCGACGATGGGATTCCTGCACGAAGGGCATGCCTCATTGCTAAAACAAGCACGACAAGAGAATGATGTCGTCGTCTTAAGTATTTTCGTCAACCCGACACAATTCGGACCAAACGAAGATTTGGATCGTTATCCACGAGACGCGGAACGCGATCAGAAAATCGCGGAAGTAGAAGGGGTCGATTATCTGTTTTATCCGACGAACGAGACGATGTATCCGCTGGATATGGCCCGTGTTACGGTTCGCTCCGGTGATGATGTCTTGTGCGGCGCATCGCGACCAGGACATTTTGACGGTGTCTTGACGGTCGTCAGTAAGCTGTTGAACGTCGTCCGTCCAACCCGTGCATATTTCGGCTTAAAGGATGCACAACAGCTCGCCTTGATCGAAGCGTACGTCGCTGATTACTTCGTTCCGGTTGAAATCGTCCGTTGCCCAATCATTCGCGAAGCGGATGGTCTAGCGAAATCGTCACGAAATGTCTATCTTTCGGAGACGGAACGCACGCAAGCACCGGGAATTCAACAGGCGTTGCAACAAGCGAAACAAGCACTCGATCAAGGAGTGCCTGTTGAAAAGGTTCTCGAACAGACGCGCGCAGCACTTCAATTTGAGGGGACGACGATTGATTACGTCGAAGCTGTCGACTATCCATCACTACGACCTGCCACTGAACAAACGACTACGATTCTCTTAGCTGTTGCCGTGCAGTTCGCATCGGCACGCTTAATCGATAATTTACTATATACGAGAGGAGTATGA
- a CDS encoding biotin--[acetyl-CoA-carboxylase] ligase, protein MAHTVREQILIALRKRTWYSGQELAETLNISRTAIWKHMQTLKEEGYQIISNKKQGYQLVDEGDLLTPIAIEHGLTTVRFGRHILHFEELDTTQRIAHEQAQQQAQEGTLVVCDHQTNGRGQLGRTWHEAKNEGIAMSLLVRPDVPMHQAGQLTLVAGIALAQSLRTFDVPVTIKWPNDILINGRKVAGILTEMQTEADRISSVIIGIGINVHHEQFPEGIKDRATSLVRESGRTFRRAEVVAAFLNRFERLYTQWVELGFGPFVFEWETLADRLHEQVTLRTRQATASGTLLGIDETGTIRIETDAGETRFHSAELIYW, encoded by the coding sequence ATGGCACACACAGTCCGAGAACAAATCTTGATAGCACTGCGCAAGCGGACGTGGTATTCCGGACAGGAATTAGCGGAGACACTAAATATTTCACGTACCGCTATTTGGAAACATATGCAAACCTTAAAGGAAGAAGGATACCAGATCATCTCCAATAAAAAACAAGGCTATCAATTGGTCGATGAAGGTGACTTGTTGACACCGATTGCAATTGAGCACGGATTAACAACAGTGCGTTTCGGTCGACACATCCTTCATTTCGAAGAACTGGACACGACGCAACGGATCGCACATGAACAAGCTCAACAGCAGGCGCAGGAGGGAACACTCGTCGTATGTGATCATCAGACGAATGGTCGCGGACAACTGGGACGGACTTGGCATGAGGCGAAGAATGAGGGAATCGCGATGAGTTTGCTCGTCCGTCCAGATGTACCGATGCACCAAGCGGGACAACTGACGCTCGTAGCAGGTATTGCGCTTGCGCAGTCTCTCCGGACATTCGATGTTCCGGTTACAATCAAATGGCCGAATGATATCTTGATCAACGGTCGCAAGGTAGCTGGCATCTTAACAGAGATGCAGACCGAGGCAGACCGGATCAGTTCAGTCATCATCGGCATCGGAATCAACGTGCATCATGAACAGTTTCCGGAAGGGATTAAAGATCGTGCTACCTCACTTGTCCGAGAATCAGGAAGAACTTTCCGACGTGCGGAAGTCGTCGCAGCTTTTTTGAATCGATTTGAACGACTATATACGCAGTGGGTCGAGCTAGGGTTCGGACCTTTCGTATTCGAATGGGAAACACTCGCTGATCGCCTACATGAACAAGTGACGCTACGGACACGTCAAGCGACCGCTTCCGGAACATTGCTCGGTATTGACGAGACGGGAACGATCCGGATTGAGACGGATGCAGGCGAGACCCGTTTCCATTCGGCAGAGCTGATTTACTGGTAA
- the nth gene encoding endonuclease III: MLRKAEIDRIEATLEEMFPDAFCELIHRNPFELVVAVALSAQATDVLVNQVTPGLFAAYPDPASLAAAPIEEIEDKIKRLGLYRNKAKNIKALAAQLLAQHDGEVPTERAGLEALPGVGRKTANVVLSVAFDVPAFAVDTHVERVSKRLGICRWKDNVTQVEATLMRRFKRERWSKLHHQFIFFGRYHCKAQRPNCEACPLLDMCREGKKRTKGLATP, encoded by the coding sequence ATGTTACGGAAAGCAGAAATCGATCGGATTGAAGCGACGTTAGAAGAGATGTTTCCGGATGCATTTTGCGAGTTGATTCACCGCAATCCGTTTGAACTGGTCGTCGCGGTCGCACTGAGTGCGCAAGCGACCGACGTACTCGTTAATCAGGTGACGCCTGGATTATTTGCTGCTTATCCGGATCCTGCTTCACTTGCTGCGGCACCGATTGAGGAAATCGAGGACAAGATCAAACGACTTGGATTATACCGGAATAAAGCAAAAAACATCAAGGCACTGGCAGCACAACTTCTTGCGCAACACGACGGTGAAGTCCCGACGGAACGAGCCGGACTTGAAGCATTACCTGGTGTCGGGCGTAAAACGGCGAACGTCGTCTTGTCTGTCGCCTTCGATGTCCCGGCATTTGCGGTTGATACACATGTCGAGCGCGTCTCGAAACGTCTCGGAATCTGTCGGTGGAAGGATAATGTCACACAGGTTGAAGCGACACTCATGCGCCGTTTCAAACGAGAACGTTGGTCAAAACTCCATCATCAATTCATCTTCTTTGGACGTTATCACTGTAAGGCACAACGTCCGAACTGTGAAGCTTGTCCGTTACTCGACATGTGTCGAGAAGGGAAAAAGCGGACAAAAGGATTAGCGACACCATAA
- a CDS encoding DnaD domain-containing protein, whose amino-acid sequence MNHNLVQLFEEGTVVLPKRLFTEAKRLGISFVEFTLIGQLFACRAEGMEMPSPEELSNRLGLSETETIETTLGLLQKGLLAMENVNGSERYSLVPLYEKLMAPPEQEAPNFDTINPSVFQQFERELGMMSPFQMEQIIQWLTIENISEELVLAALREAVYHNVRKMTYINQILRTWEREGIKTLEDLAGRGG is encoded by the coding sequence ATGAATCATAATTTAGTGCAATTATTCGAGGAAGGGACGGTCGTCTTACCAAAACGATTGTTCACAGAGGCGAAACGATTAGGTATCAGTTTTGTCGAGTTCACGTTAATTGGTCAACTGTTTGCCTGTCGGGCGGAAGGCATGGAGATGCCGTCTCCGGAAGAGTTAAGTAATCGACTTGGACTATCAGAGACGGAAACGATCGAGACTACACTCGGTTTATTACAAAAAGGATTACTAGCGATGGAGAATGTCAACGGATCAGAACGTTATTCGCTTGTTCCACTTTACGAAAAACTGATGGCACCACCGGAACAGGAAGCACCGAACTTTGATACAATCAACCCGTCTGTCTTCCAACAGTTCGAACGGGAACTGGGCATGATGTCCCCATTTCAGATGGAGCAAATCATTCAGTGGTTGACGATCGAAAATATTTCGGAAGAGCTCGTGCTCGCTGCACTTCGAGAAGCGGTCTATCATAACGTTCGCAAGATGACTTATATCAATCAAATTTTACGAACATGGGAACGCGAAGGCATCAAGACACTTGAGGATCTTGCCGGGCGAGGAGGCTGA
- a CDS encoding pyridoxal phosphate-dependent aminotransferase has protein sequence MLSKRVRQLTPSTTLAITAKAKALREEGQDIIGLGAGEPDFNTPEFIIQAAFEAAEAGDTKYTPSGGTVALKDAIIEKTRRDLWMPYERSEVMVASGAKHALSTLFQAILDPGDEVIVPAPYWVSYPEQIKLSDGVPVILETDESSRFKVTRELLEQHITPKTKALVLNSPSNPTGMVYSKEELEMVADVAIKHDLLVISDEIYEKLLYNGVTHISIASLPEMRERTVIINGVSKSHAMTGWRIGYAIGPKEIIAAMTNLASHSTSNPTSIAQAASVAAYAEGDAPVEAMRVIFEERLEKIYARLIEIKGLTCLKPEGAFYLFPHAKQAAEMCGFDNVDDWCTAVLSEAKVALIPGSGFGAPDYVRLSYATDPARVLEALDRIEGFITAHTAV, from the coding sequence ATGTTATCGAAACGCGTACGACAATTGACACCATCTACGACTCTAGCCATCACTGCGAAAGCTAAGGCACTACGTGAAGAAGGTCAAGACATCATCGGTTTAGGTGCGGGAGAGCCCGACTTCAATACACCGGAATTCATCATTCAAGCAGCATTCGAGGCAGCAGAAGCAGGCGATACGAAATACACGCCGTCTGGCGGAACGGTTGCCTTGAAGGATGCGATCATTGAAAAAACACGCCGTGACTTATGGATGCCATATGAACGTTCAGAAGTCATGGTCGCTTCTGGCGCAAAGCATGCGCTCTCGACATTGTTCCAAGCGATTCTCGACCCAGGCGATGAAGTCATCGTCCCAGCACCATACTGGGTCAGTTATCCAGAGCAAATTAAACTCAGTGACGGTGTCCCTGTCATTCTCGAGACGGACGAATCGTCTCGCTTCAAAGTGACACGGGAATTGCTCGAGCAACATATCACTCCGAAGACGAAAGCACTTGTCTTGAATTCACCATCGAATCCGACGGGGATGGTTTATTCGAAAGAAGAGCTTGAGATGGTAGCAGATGTTGCAATCAAGCACGATTTACTCGTCATCAGTGACGAGATTTATGAAAAGTTGCTCTATAACGGTGTGACACATATCTCGATCGCGTCCTTACCAGAAATGCGCGAACGGACGGTCATCATCAATGGTGTCTCAAAATCACATGCGATGACAGGCTGGCGGATCGGGTATGCGATTGGACCTAAAGAGATCATCGCAGCGATGACGAACTTAGCGAGCCATTCAACGTCGAATCCGACATCGATTGCGCAAGCAGCATCGGTTGCTGCGTATGCAGAGGGTGATGCACCGGTCGAAGCGATGCGTGTCATCTTTGAAGAACGACTTGAAAAAATCTACGCACGACTCATCGAGATTAAAGGATTGACGTGTCTGAAGCCGGAAGGGGCATTTTACTTGTTCCCACATGCAAAGCAAGCTGCTGAGATGTGTGGATTCGATAATGTCGATGACTGGTGTACAGCTGTTTTATCTGAAGCGAAGGTTGCCTTGATTCCAGGTTCAGGATTTGGTGCACCGGACTATGTCCGCCTATCTTATGCAACGGATCCGGCACGTGTCTTAGAGGCACTCGACCGGATTGAAGGATTCATCACGGCCCATACAGCCGTTTAA
- a CDS encoding YpmA family protein produces MDSKIETLATVKVNRHDDTYKIVDLLNRTLKTEDLMFGLALDEKDKEQMVFTIYRT; encoded by the coding sequence ATGGATTCAAAAATTGAAACACTTGCGACCGTCAAAGTGAACCGCCATGACGATACGTATAAAATCGTCGACTTATTGAACCGGACGCTGAAAACGGAAGATTTAATGTTCGGTCTTGCTCTCGATGAAAAAGACAAGGAGCAGATGGTTTTCACCATCTATCGCACATGA
- the asnS gene encoding asparagine--tRNA ligase: MKTMIRDVNKYVGEEVTIGCWLANKRSSGKIAFLQLRDGSGFMQGVVVKETVGEDLFKQAKGLTQESSLWVTGVIKSDGGRTAIGHEMEISKIEVIHEAIDYPITPKAHGTDFLMDNRHLWLRSKRQHAVMVVRNELIRATYEFFNQEGFIKVDPPILTGSAPEGTTELFHTKYFDEDAYLSQSGQLYMEAAAMALGKVFSFGPTFRAEKSKTRRHLIEFWMMEPEMAFHDHEMNLEVQENYVSHLVQSALKNCRAELELLGRDLTVLENIKAPFPRVKYTEAIDMLKEQGFDDIEFGDDFGAPHETAIANSFARPVFITHWPKAIKPFYMKEDPENPDFVLCDDLIAPEGYGEIVGGSQREEDHDKLLAEMKKHGLDETGAYKWYLETRQYGSVPHSGFGLGLERTVAWITGVEHVRETIPFPRLLNRLYP; encoded by the coding sequence TTGAAAACAATGATTCGGGATGTAAATAAATATGTAGGAGAAGAAGTGACGATTGGGTGTTGGTTAGCAAACAAACGCTCGAGTGGTAAAATCGCCTTCCTCCAACTTCGGGATGGCTCTGGATTCATGCAGGGTGTCGTCGTTAAAGAAACGGTCGGCGAAGACTTATTTAAACAAGCAAAAGGCTTAACACAGGAATCATCACTTTGGGTAACAGGCGTCATCAAATCAGATGGCGGTCGGACAGCGATCGGTCATGAAATGGAAATTTCAAAAATCGAAGTTATCCATGAAGCGATCGATTATCCGATTACACCAAAAGCACACGGAACGGATTTCTTGATGGATAACCGTCACCTCTGGTTACGTTCAAAGCGTCAGCATGCGGTCATGGTCGTCCGGAATGAATTGATTCGTGCGACGTACGAATTTTTCAACCAAGAAGGATTCATCAAAGTGGATCCGCCAATCTTAACAGGTAGTGCGCCAGAAGGAACAACAGAATTGTTCCATACGAAATATTTCGATGAAGATGCATACCTTTCACAATCTGGTCAGCTCTACATGGAAGCGGCAGCAATGGCACTTGGAAAGGTCTTCTCGTTCGGTCCGACGTTCCGTGCTGAAAAATCAAAAACACGTCGTCACTTGATCGAATTCTGGATGATGGAGCCGGAGATGGCATTCCACGATCACGAGATGAACCTCGAAGTCCAAGAAAATTACGTCTCGCACCTCGTGCAATCGGCACTGAAGAACTGCCGTGCGGAGCTTGAGTTGCTTGGACGTGACTTGACGGTCCTTGAAAACATTAAAGCACCGTTCCCACGCGTCAAGTATACAGAAGCAATCGACATGCTCAAAGAGCAAGGATTCGACGATATCGAATTCGGGGATGATTTTGGTGCACCACATGAGACAGCGATCGCAAACAGCTTTGCGCGCCCTGTCTTCATCACGCATTGGCCAAAAGCAATTAAGCCGTTCTACATGAAAGAAGATCCGGAAAACCCAGATTTCGTTTTATGTGATGATTTGATTGCCCCTGAAGGATACGGGGAAATCGTCGGTGGTTCACAACGTGAAGAAGATCATGACAAACTTCTCGCTGAGATGAAGAAACATGGTCTTGATGAGACGGGTGCCTATAAATGGTATCTTGAAACACGTCAATACGGTTCTGTTCCACACAGTGGCTTCGGTCTTGGTTTAGAGCGGACAGTTGCTTGGATTACAGGCGTCGAGCACGTTCGGGAAACGATTCCGTTCCCACGTCTGCTGAACCGCCTCTATCCATAA
- the panD gene encoding aspartate 1-decarboxylase — protein sequence MLRTFMHAKLHKARVTEANLHYVGSITIDEDLLDAVGILENEKVQVTNNQNGARIETYAIKGARGSGVICLNGAAARHFQVGDEVIIMAYAQLSTEEIATHVPKVAVLNEQNDIKQMLSQEIAHTIL from the coding sequence ATGTTACGCACATTCATGCATGCTAAACTACACAAGGCCCGGGTCACCGAGGCAAACTTACACTACGTTGGGTCGATTACGATTGATGAGGATTTACTCGATGCTGTCGGGATCCTTGAAAATGAAAAAGTCCAAGTGACGAACAATCAGAATGGTGCGCGGATTGAAACGTATGCGATTAAAGGGGCTCGCGGCTCAGGTGTCATCTGTTTGAACGGTGCTGCAGCACGCCATTTTCAAGTCGGAGATGAGGTCATTATCATGGCGTATGCGCAATTGTCGACGGAAGAAATTGCGACACATGTCCCAAAAGTGGCTGTTCTAAATGAGCAGAATGACATCAAACAAATGTTGTCTCAAGAAATCGCCCACACGATCTTATGA
- the panB gene encoding 3-methyl-2-oxobutanoate hydroxymethyltransferase, with the protein MHTMGPLLKKQQAGEKLVMLTAYDYPSAKLSEAAGVDMLLVGDSLGNVILGYDSTIAVTVDDMVHHARAVRRGAPQTFMIVDMPFASYHGSFDRTLESAARIFQESQADALKLEGAGEILKTIRRLTDAGMPCVAHLGLTPQSVGVLEGFKVQGKSLEAAEQLIADSLEAERAGAKMLVLECVPHPLAKRIQELLSIPVIGIGAGADVAGQVLVYHDILTYGVGRLPKFVKAYTDWNTSGTEAIAAYVKDVKAGAFPELAHSFQMDEELIGALYGGNKE; encoded by the coding sequence ATGCACACAATGGGTCCATTATTAAAAAAACAACAAGCTGGAGAGAAGCTCGTCATGTTGACGGCGTATGATTATCCTTCAGCAAAATTATCAGAGGCAGCAGGGGTAGATATGTTACTCGTCGGGGACTCCCTCGGAAACGTCATCCTCGGCTATGACTCAACGATTGCCGTCACGGTCGACGACATGGTCCACCATGCGCGTGCTGTTCGCCGTGGCGCACCACAGACGTTCATGATCGTCGATATGCCGTTCGCAAGTTATCATGGTTCATTTGATCGCACGCTTGAATCAGCGGCCCGTATTTTCCAAGAATCACAGGCGGATGCTTTGAAACTAGAAGGGGCAGGGGAGATCTTAAAAACGATTCGTCGTTTGACGGACGCTGGGATGCCTTGCGTCGCACATCTCGGACTAACACCACAATCCGTTGGAGTTCTTGAAGGATTCAAGGTCCAAGGGAAATCACTAGAAGCAGCCGAACAACTGATTGCAGATAGTTTGGAAGCAGAGCGTGCCGGAGCGAAAATGCTTGTCCTTGAGTGTGTGCCGCATCCGCTCGCGAAACGAATTCAAGAGCTCCTCTCGATTCCCGTCATCGGCATCGGAGCCGGTGCAGATGTCGCCGGTCAAGTACTTGTCTATCATGATATCTTGACGTATGGCGTCGGACGTTTACCGAAGTTCGTCAAAGCGTATACGGACTGGAATACTTCAGGAACAGAAGCAATCGCTGCTTATGTCAAAGATGTCAAAGCCGGTGCCTTCCCTGAACTTGCACATTCGTTCCAGATGGACGAGGAACTAATCGGTGCGCTTTATGGAGGAAACAAGGAATGA
- the dinG gene encoding ATP-dependent DNA helicase DinG, with protein MLKKKYVVVDLETTGHSIKAGDEMIEIGMAVIEDGQLTEQLSAFVRPTQPIPPFISQLTGITDKDVKDAETFDVIAPRVLSLLDGGVFVAHNVQFDLNFLNDALEEEGYLPYTGPVIDTVELARILLPTAESHALSHLSESLHLAHQEAHRAGSDASATAELLLELLKRLHTLPLETLKHLRRLSPRLFSAIEEEIDHAIRLVGIEEDERFDRFRKIALKKRQTIERLSHPPILEPFGPFVDELNAVTFPRLFEGYEERRGQLEMMRHVYQSLDQETPLLVEAGTGTGKSLGYLVPAAHYALEHEVPIVVSTHTIQLQEQLFARDLPLLRQLFDTPVQIALLKGRSNYIDLRKFEFFLNDQEDVYNFTLAKAILLVWLTETETGDLEEVSLPGGAAQGNIGIKQLIQSDSQSQLGRFDPWYSRDFFQHAIRQAKDATIIVTNHALLFSDLQFEAGVLPKGSPLILDEAHQIEEVASHHFGLVFDGHTFDRLFRQLGYSSDKKLLHRLLDLSEEWDIAEMVEAHSETVDEALTTLLEEADGLLMIVQAYGLELASRKARREGMVSIRFKRLDRSMRAVQESAKRVELVLRRLRQAIRAIHKLFHEHREQMSYRERSLVADLKAITAQIEEAELAIFETMLAPHDETVSWIETSVKNRKLTRVYTQPIDISERLRRDVFSKRTCILTSATLTVSNKFQFIENRLGLDAFDTRRFVVPSPFGYADNVRLMIPTDLPLLQDVPLPEFAETIAEAILQIAEVTEGRMLVLFTSNDLLRLTHEATKPLLPDRFTLLSQGVTQGSRQRLMKQFKQLDACILFGTASFWEGVDIPGDDLSCLVIVRLPFAPPDQPIVQARSERIEKLGKSSFFEYSLPQAIIRFKQGFGRLIRTTNDRGVVFVLDRRIETTRYGKRFVTSLPKVPVLSKPLDELTAELELFLNDGD; from the coding sequence GTGTTGAAGAAAAAATACGTCGTAGTCGACCTGGAAACGACAGGTCATTCCATAAAGGCTGGCGATGAGATGATTGAGATCGGAATGGCGGTCATTGAAGATGGACAGTTGACAGAACAACTGTCTGCCTTCGTCCGTCCGACCCAACCGATTCCTCCATTCATTTCCCAGTTGACGGGCATCACGGATAAAGATGTCAAAGATGCCGAGACGTTCGATGTCATCGCACCACGAGTTTTATCATTGCTCGATGGTGGCGTCTTCGTCGCACATAATGTGCAGTTCGATTTAAACTTCTTAAACGATGCGTTAGAAGAAGAAGGATACTTGCCGTACACAGGTCCCGTCATTGATACGGTAGAACTTGCGCGAATCTTACTTCCAACAGCAGAAAGCCATGCGTTGTCGCATCTGTCAGAATCATTGCATCTTGCTCATCAAGAAGCACATCGGGCAGGAAGTGATGCTTCGGCGACGGCTGAATTGTTACTTGAACTACTCAAGCGACTACATACGTTGCCGCTCGAGACATTAAAACATCTCAGACGGTTATCACCACGTCTATTTAGTGCCATCGAAGAGGAAATCGACCATGCGATTCGTTTAGTCGGCATCGAAGAGGATGAGCGATTCGATCGTTTTCGTAAAATCGCTTTGAAAAAGCGTCAGACAATAGAACGTTTGTCACATCCGCCCATTCTTGAACCGTTCGGACCGTTCGTTGATGAATTGAATGCCGTGACGTTCCCTCGTCTATTTGAAGGATATGAAGAACGGCGTGGGCAGCTCGAGATGATGCGTCATGTCTATCAGTCGCTCGATCAAGAAACGCCGTTACTTGTCGAAGCGGGAACAGGGACCGGGAAATCGCTCGGTTATCTCGTGCCTGCAGCGCACTACGCGCTCGAACACGAAGTGCCGATTGTCGTCAGTACACACACGATTCAATTACAGGAGCAACTGTTTGCGCGTGATTTACCGCTATTGCGTCAATTGTTCGATACGCCGGTCCAGATTGCATTGCTTAAAGGACGAAGTAACTATATCGATTTACGGAAATTCGAGTTTTTCTTGAATGATCAAGAGGATGTCTATAACTTTACGCTCGCAAAAGCGATTCTTCTCGTATGGTTGACGGAGACGGAAACAGGAGATTTAGAGGAAGTCAGCTTACCGGGTGGTGCAGCGCAAGGCAATATCGGAATCAAGCAATTGATTCAATCCGATAGTCAATCGCAGCTTGGACGGTTTGATCCCTGGTACAGTCGGGACTTCTTCCAGCATGCGATTCGCCAAGCGAAAGATGCGACGATTATCGTCACGAACCATGCGTTGTTGTTTAGTGATCTGCAGTTCGAAGCAGGGGTCTTACCGAAAGGAAGCCCGTTGATTCTCGACGAGGCACACCAAATCGAAGAAGTCGCGAGCCATCATTTTGGTCTCGTTTTTGATGGTCATACGTTTGATCGTCTGTTCCGCCAACTCGGGTATTCATCTGACAAAAAATTATTGCACCGTTTGCTTGATCTGTCGGAAGAATGGGATATTGCCGAGATGGTTGAAGCCCATAGTGAGACGGTCGATGAAGCACTGACGACGTTGCTCGAAGAAGCAGACGGCCTACTGATGATCGTTCAAGCATATGGGCTCGAACTGGCTTCCCGCAAAGCACGACGGGAAGGAATGGTCAGCATTCGCTTTAAGCGACTCGATCGTTCGATGCGTGCCGTCCAAGAGAGTGCCAAGCGGGTTGAATTGGTGTTGCGACGTTTGCGTCAAGCAATTCGTGCGATTCATAAACTGTTCCATGAACATCGGGAGCAAATGAGTTATCGGGAGCGTTCGCTCGTCGCGGATTTAAAAGCGATCACGGCACAAATCGAAGAAGCAGAGCTCGCGATCTTCGAGACGATGCTTGCTCCGCACGATGAGACGGTATCTTGGATCGAGACGTCCGTTAAGAACCGGAAGCTAACACGCGTATACACACAACCAATTGACATTTCAGAGCGATTACGACGCGATGTCTTTTCAAAACGCACGTGTATCCTGACGTCTGCGACGTTGACTGTCTCGAACAAATTCCAATTCATTGAGAACCGATTAGGACTCGATGCTTTTGATACTCGTCGTTTCGTTGTGCCGTCGCCGTTCGGATATGCCGATAATGTGCGACTGATGATTCCGACGGATCTCCCACTCTTACAGGATGTGCCATTGCCAGAATTCGCGGAGACGATTGCGGAAGCAATCTTACAAATCGCAGAGGTGACGGAGGGACGGATGCTTGTCTTATTTACCTCGAACGACTTGCTACGACTGACGCATGAGGCGACGAAGCCGTTGCTGCCAGACCGGTTTACATTACTCTCGCAAGGGGTCACGCAAGGTTCACGGCAACGACTGATGAAACAGTTCAAGCAACTCGATGCCTGTATCTTGTTCGGGACGGCTAGTTTTTGGGAAGGGGTCGATATCCCGGGAGATGATCTCAGTTGTCTCGTCATCGTCCGCCTACCATTCGCGCCACCAGATCAACCAATTGTCCAAGCACGCTCGGAACGGATCGAAAAACTCGGAAAATCATCATTTTTCGAATACAGCCTACCGCAAGCAATCATTCGCTTTAAACAAGGGTTTGGTCGCTTGATCCGGACGACGAACGATCGTGGTGTTGTCTTCGTGCTCGATCGCCGGATTGAGACGACGCGATACGGAAAACGATTCGTTACGAGTCTGCCGAAAGTGCCTGTTTTATCAAAACCGCTTGATGAACTGACCGCAGAACTTGAATTGTTCTTGAATGATGGCGATTGA